A stretch of Pseudochaenichthys georgianus chromosome 2, fPseGeo1.2, whole genome shotgun sequence DNA encodes these proteins:
- the glsa gene encoding glutaminase a isoform X1: MLHFRSTVVLKELFQTQLKRPLPGRACVKATPAACFSTGRLDGRLPGRVRALAPQSFTRRHAVRSFCSKGDSHNEASKDSAAEKRRKAGILPSLEDLLFYTIAEGQEKIPAHKFTTALKATGLRTGDPRLKECMEMLKQTVKTTSDGALDRHLFKKCVQSNIVLLTQAFRKKFVIPDFQSFCAHIDELYGKAKNMPGGQVADYIPQLARFSPDLWAVSLCTVDGQRHTVGDTKVPFCLQSCVKPLKYAIAVHDHGTEYVHRFIAKEPSGLRFNKLFLNEEDKPHNPMVNAGAIVCTSLIKQGASNAEKFDYVMNFMNKLAGNEYVGFSNATFQSERESGDRNFAIGYYLKEKKCFPEGTDMTSILDFYFQLCSIEVTCESASVMAATLANGGFCPITGERVLSPEAVRDTLSLMHSCGMYDFSGQFAFHVGLPAKSGVAGGILLVVPNVMGVMCWSPPLDKLGNSVRGIQFCTDLVSLFNFHNYDNLRHFAKKLDPRREGGDQRVKSVINLLFAAYTGDVSALRRFALSSMDMEQRDYDSRTALHVAAAEGHGEVVRFLLEGCKVNPVPKDRWGNTPQDEAVHFGHHDVVTILRDYHAKYSPLEVAEDKEKSETNLDGLL, encoded by the exons atgttacattttcgGTCAACGGTAGTGCTCAAGGAGTTATTTCAAACCCAGCTGAAGCGTCCGTTGCCAGGTAGAGCCTGTGTTAAAGCGACACCTGCAGCCTGCTTCAGCACCGGCCGTCTGGATGGGAGACTGCCGGGCAGAGTGAGAGCGTTAGCCCCTCAGAGCTTTACCAGAAGGCACGCCGTGAGAAGCTTTTGCTCCAAGGGGGACAGCCACAATGAAGCCTCCAAGGACTCTGCGGCGGAGAA GAGAAGGAAGGCGGGCATCCTGCCTAGTCTGGAGGACCTGCTCTTCTACACCATCGCAGAGGGCCAGGAGAAAATCCCAGCGCACAAATTCACCACA GCTCTTAAAGCCACAGGGCTACGCACAGGAGACCCCCGGCTGAAAGAGTGCATGGAGATGCTGAAACAGACCGTGAAGACGACCTCTGATGGAGCTCTCGACCGACACCTCTTCAAAAA GTGCGTGCAGAGCAACATCGTGCTGCTCACTCAGGCCTTCAGGAAGAAGTTTGTCATCCCAGACTTCCAGTCCTTCTGCGCACACATAGACGAGCTCTACGGTAAAGCCAAAAACATGCCAGGAGGACAG GTGGCCGACTACATCCCCCAGCTGGCCCGCTTCAGCCCCGACCTGTGGGCCGTCTCCCTGTGCACCGTGGACGGACAGAG GCACACAGTGGGCGACACCAAGGTCCCCTTCTGCCTGCAGTCCTGCGTGAAGCCGCTGAAGTACGCCATCGCCGTGCACGACCACGGCACCGAGTACGTGCACCGCTTCATCGCCAAGGAGCCCAGCGGCCTGCGCTTCAACAAGCTCTTCCTGAACGAGGAAG ATAAACCACACAACCCCATGGTTAATGCTGGAGCCATTGTGTGTACCTCCCTCATTAAG CAAGGGGCAAGCAACGCTGAGAAGTTTGATTAT GTGATGAACTTCATGAACAAACTGGCAGGAAACGAGTACGTCGGCTTCAGCAACGCCAC ATTCCAGTCGGAGCGAGAGTCTGGAGACAGGAACTTTGCCATCGGCTACTACCTGAAGGAGAAGAAG TGTTTTCCAGAAGGCACAGACATGACGTCCATCCTCGACTTCTACTTCCAG CTGTGTTCCATCGAGGTGACTTGTGAGAGCGCCAGCGTCATGGCGGCCACTCTGGCCAACGGCGGCTTCTGTCCAATCACAGGCGAGCGTGTGCTGAGCCCCGAGGCGGTGCGGGACACTCTGAGTCTGATGCACTCCTGCGGCATGTACGACTTCTCGGGACAGTTCGCCTTCCAC GTGGGTCTGCCGGCTAAGTCTGGAGTGGCCGGTGGAATTCTGCTGGTTGTTCCCAACGTGATGGGCGTCATGTGCTGGTCTCCTCCGCTCGACAAGCTGGGCAACAGCGTCAGAGGCATCCAGTTCTGCACG GACCTGGTTTCCCTATTCAACTTCCACAACTACGATAACCTGAGACACTTTGCTAAGAAGCTGGACCCCcgcagggaggggggggaccaGAGG gtgaagTCAGTGATCAATCTGCTGTTTGCTGCGTACACCGGGGACGTCTCGGCTCTCAGAAG GTTTGCGCTGTCCTCCATGGACATGGAGCAGAGAGACTACGACTCCAGGACGGCGCTGCATGTGGCCGCCGCTGAAG ggcaTGGAGAGGTGGTTCGCTTCCTGCTGGAGGGGTGCAAAGTCAACCCAGTTCCCAAGGACAG GTGGGGGAACACCCCTCAGGACGAGGCGGTCCACTTCGGACACCACGACGTCGTCACCATCCTCCGAGACTACCACGCCAAGTACAGCCCTCTGGAGGTGGCCGAGGACAAAGAGAAGAGCGAGACCAACCTGGACGGGCTGCTCTGA
- the s100b gene encoding protein S100-B, with the protein MTDLETSMSTIIAVFQKYSEREGDKHKLKKRELKELLHDELPDLMAHVKDQAALDSLMEALDADGDSECDFQEFMTFISMVTVCCHDYFEHEHEDE; encoded by the exons ATGACCGACCTGGAGACCTCGATGTCGACCATCATCGCTGTGTTTCAGAAGTACTCcgagagggagggagacaaacacaagctgaagaagaGAGAGCTGAAGGAGCTGCTGCACGACGAGCTGCCGGACCTCATGGCG catgtgaaggaccAGGCGGCTCTGGACAGCCTGATGGAGGCTCTGGACGCTGACGGAGACTCCGAGTGTGACTTCCAGGAGTTCATGACCTTCATCTCCATGGTGACCGTCTGTTGCCACGACTACTTCGAGCACGAGCACGAGGACGAATAA
- the glsa gene encoding glutaminase a isoform X2 has translation MLHFRSTVVLKELFQTQLKRPLPGRACVKATPAACFSTGRLDGRLPGRVRALAPQSFTRRHAVRSFCSKGDSHNEASKDSAAEKKAGILPSLEDLLFYTIAEGQEKIPAHKFTTALKATGLRTGDPRLKECMEMLKQTVKTTSDGALDRHLFKKCVQSNIVLLTQAFRKKFVIPDFQSFCAHIDELYGKAKNMPGGQVADYIPQLARFSPDLWAVSLCTVDGQRHTVGDTKVPFCLQSCVKPLKYAIAVHDHGTEYVHRFIAKEPSGLRFNKLFLNEEDKPHNPMVNAGAIVCTSLIKQGASNAEKFDYVMNFMNKLAGNEYVGFSNATFQSERESGDRNFAIGYYLKEKKCFPEGTDMTSILDFYFQLCSIEVTCESASVMAATLANGGFCPITGERVLSPEAVRDTLSLMHSCGMYDFSGQFAFHVGLPAKSGVAGGILLVVPNVMGVMCWSPPLDKLGNSVRGIQFCTDLVSLFNFHNYDNLRHFAKKLDPRREGGDQRVKSVINLLFAAYTGDVSALRRFALSSMDMEQRDYDSRTALHVAAAEGHGEVVRFLLEGCKVNPVPKDRWGNTPQDEAVHFGHHDVVTILRDYHAKYSPLEVAEDKEKSETNLDGLL, from the exons atgttacattttcgGTCAACGGTAGTGCTCAAGGAGTTATTTCAAACCCAGCTGAAGCGTCCGTTGCCAGGTAGAGCCTGTGTTAAAGCGACACCTGCAGCCTGCTTCAGCACCGGCCGTCTGGATGGGAGACTGCCGGGCAGAGTGAGAGCGTTAGCCCCTCAGAGCTTTACCAGAAGGCACGCCGTGAGAAGCTTTTGCTCCAAGGGGGACAGCCACAATGAAGCCTCCAAGGACTCTGCGGCGGAGAA GAAGGCGGGCATCCTGCCTAGTCTGGAGGACCTGCTCTTCTACACCATCGCAGAGGGCCAGGAGAAAATCCCAGCGCACAAATTCACCACA GCTCTTAAAGCCACAGGGCTACGCACAGGAGACCCCCGGCTGAAAGAGTGCATGGAGATGCTGAAACAGACCGTGAAGACGACCTCTGATGGAGCTCTCGACCGACACCTCTTCAAAAA GTGCGTGCAGAGCAACATCGTGCTGCTCACTCAGGCCTTCAGGAAGAAGTTTGTCATCCCAGACTTCCAGTCCTTCTGCGCACACATAGACGAGCTCTACGGTAAAGCCAAAAACATGCCAGGAGGACAG GTGGCCGACTACATCCCCCAGCTGGCCCGCTTCAGCCCCGACCTGTGGGCCGTCTCCCTGTGCACCGTGGACGGACAGAG GCACACAGTGGGCGACACCAAGGTCCCCTTCTGCCTGCAGTCCTGCGTGAAGCCGCTGAAGTACGCCATCGCCGTGCACGACCACGGCACCGAGTACGTGCACCGCTTCATCGCCAAGGAGCCCAGCGGCCTGCGCTTCAACAAGCTCTTCCTGAACGAGGAAG ATAAACCACACAACCCCATGGTTAATGCTGGAGCCATTGTGTGTACCTCCCTCATTAAG CAAGGGGCAAGCAACGCTGAGAAGTTTGATTAT GTGATGAACTTCATGAACAAACTGGCAGGAAACGAGTACGTCGGCTTCAGCAACGCCAC ATTCCAGTCGGAGCGAGAGTCTGGAGACAGGAACTTTGCCATCGGCTACTACCTGAAGGAGAAGAAG TGTTTTCCAGAAGGCACAGACATGACGTCCATCCTCGACTTCTACTTCCAG CTGTGTTCCATCGAGGTGACTTGTGAGAGCGCCAGCGTCATGGCGGCCACTCTGGCCAACGGCGGCTTCTGTCCAATCACAGGCGAGCGTGTGCTGAGCCCCGAGGCGGTGCGGGACACTCTGAGTCTGATGCACTCCTGCGGCATGTACGACTTCTCGGGACAGTTCGCCTTCCAC GTGGGTCTGCCGGCTAAGTCTGGAGTGGCCGGTGGAATTCTGCTGGTTGTTCCCAACGTGATGGGCGTCATGTGCTGGTCTCCTCCGCTCGACAAGCTGGGCAACAGCGTCAGAGGCATCCAGTTCTGCACG GACCTGGTTTCCCTATTCAACTTCCACAACTACGATAACCTGAGACACTTTGCTAAGAAGCTGGACCCCcgcagggaggggggggaccaGAGG gtgaagTCAGTGATCAATCTGCTGTTTGCTGCGTACACCGGGGACGTCTCGGCTCTCAGAAG GTTTGCGCTGTCCTCCATGGACATGGAGCAGAGAGACTACGACTCCAGGACGGCGCTGCATGTGGCCGCCGCTGAAG ggcaTGGAGAGGTGGTTCGCTTCCTGCTGGAGGGGTGCAAAGTCAACCCAGTTCCCAAGGACAG GTGGGGGAACACCCCTCAGGACGAGGCGGTCCACTTCGGACACCACGACGTCGTCACCATCCTCCGAGACTACCACGCCAAGTACAGCCCTCTGGAGGTGGCCGAGGACAAAGAGAAGAGCGAGACCAACCTGGACGGGCTGCTCTGA